The Halonatronomonas betaini nucleotide sequence TAGGCCTAAAAGATAGTCTGTACTGCAATTAAAATAATCAGCTATTTTGATTAATGTTTCCAGTTTTGGTTCTCTGCGGCCATGTTCATACCTTGAAAGTGATGCTTCTTTAATGCTTCCTAAATCCTGGGACATCTCTTTTAAGGTTATACCTTTTTTCTTTCTCAGATAAGCCAGTCTAT carries:
- a CDS encoding helix-turn-helix domain-containing protein, whose amino-acid sequence is MNKLSNRLAYLRKKKGITLKEMSQDLGSIKEASLSRYEHGRREPKLETLIKIADYFNCSTDYLLGLTDQKNNIEKSKNICFFWMSD